Proteins encoded together in one Yersinia mollaretii ATCC 43969 window:
- the glnG gene encoding nitrogen regulation protein NR(I): MQRGIVWIVDDDSSIRWVLERALTGAGLSCASFDSGNQVLDALATQTPDVLLSDIRMPGMDGLALLKQIKQRHPMLPVIIMTAHSDLDAAVSAYQQGAFDYLPKPFDIDEAVALVERAISHYQEQQQPPRSQPASGPTADIIGEAPAMQDVFRIIGRLSRSSISVLINGESGTGKELVAHALHRHSPRAKAPFIALNMAAIPKDLIESELFGHEKGAFTGANQVRQGRFEQADGGTLFLDEIGDMPLDVQTRLLRVLADGQFYRVGGYAPVKVDVRIIAATHQNLELRVQEGKFREDLFHRLNVIRVHLPPLRERREDIPRLARYFLQVAAKELGVEAKNLHPDTEVALTRLPWQGNVRQLENTCRWLTVMAAGQEVLIQDLPSELFETSTPDASGQRTPDNWSTLLAQWADRALRSGHQDLLSEAQPEMERTLLTTALRHTQGHKQEAARLLGWGRNTLTRKLKELGME, translated from the coding sequence ATGCAACGAGGGATAGTCTGGATCGTCGATGACGATAGCTCCATCCGCTGGGTGCTTGAACGCGCACTGACTGGAGCTGGGCTAAGCTGCGCATCATTCGATAGCGGTAATCAGGTGTTGGATGCATTGGCGACGCAAACCCCGGATGTGTTGTTATCAGATATCCGTATGCCCGGCATGGATGGATTAGCCCTGCTGAAACAGATTAAGCAGCGCCATCCCATGCTCCCGGTCATCATAATGACAGCGCATTCTGATTTAGATGCGGCGGTCAGTGCTTATCAGCAAGGGGCCTTTGATTATCTGCCCAAGCCCTTTGATATTGATGAAGCGGTCGCGCTGGTTGAGCGCGCGATCAGCCATTATCAGGAGCAGCAGCAACCACCACGTAGCCAGCCGGCCAGCGGCCCGACCGCCGATATCATCGGTGAAGCCCCGGCGATGCAGGATGTTTTCCGCATCATTGGTCGTTTGTCTCGCTCCTCAATCAGTGTGCTGATCAATGGGGAGTCGGGGACCGGTAAAGAGTTGGTGGCCCATGCATTGCACCGCCACAGCCCGCGCGCTAAAGCCCCTTTTATCGCCCTGAATATGGCGGCTATCCCGAAAGATTTGATTGAGTCTGAGCTGTTCGGCCACGAGAAAGGTGCATTTACTGGCGCTAATCAGGTGCGTCAAGGCCGCTTCGAACAAGCTGATGGCGGCACCCTGTTTTTAGATGAAATCGGTGATATGCCATTGGATGTGCAAACTCGCCTGCTGCGTGTGCTGGCGGATGGTCAGTTCTATCGGGTCGGAGGCTATGCCCCGGTCAAAGTGGATGTGCGCATCATTGCCGCCACCCATCAAAATCTGGAGCTGCGTGTTCAGGAGGGGAAATTCCGCGAGGATCTATTCCATCGACTGAATGTGATTCGGGTGCATTTACCGCCGCTGCGTGAACGCCGTGAGGATATTCCGCGTCTGGCTCGCTACTTCTTGCAAGTGGCGGCCAAAGAGCTGGGGGTTGAAGCCAAGAACCTGCATCCGGATACCGAAGTGGCACTGACTCGCCTGCCTTGGCAGGGTAATGTGCGCCAACTGGAAAACACCTGTCGCTGGCTCACCGTGATGGCGGCCGGGCAGGAAGTGCTGATTCAGGATCTCCCTTCTGAGCTGTTTGAAACCAGTACGCCAGATGCTTCCGGCCAGCGGACACCGGATAACTGGTCAACACTGCTGGCACAATGGGCTGATCGCGCACTGCGCTCTGGCCATCAGGATCTGTTATCTGAAGCACAGCCAGAGATGGAGCGGACACTGTTAACCACCGCACTGCGCCACACGCAAGGCCACAAGCAGGAAGCGGCACGGCTACTGGGCTGGGGTCGCAATACCTTAACGCGGAAGCTGAAAGAGTTGGGGATGGAGTAG
- the polA gene encoding DNA polymerase I: MAQIAENPLILVDGSSYLYRAYHAFPPLTNGSGEPTGAMYGVLNMLRSLLLQYRPSHVAVVFDAKGKTFRDELFAEYKSHRPPMPDDLRSQIEPLHQMVKAMGLPLLVVSGVEADDVIGTLAQEAEKAGHSVLISTGDKDMAQLVTPNITLINTMNNAILGPQEVCEKYGVPPELIIDFLALMGDSSDNIPGVPGVGEKTAQALLQGLGGLDSLFSNLDKIPTLTFRGAKTMSAKLEQNKDVAYLSYKLATIKTDVELDVTCDELTVSPPDDEQLHQLFSRYEFKRWLADVEEGKWLDGKKERPTGQTSNKTFVATEPAPAAEVTAVLSQENYHTILDEKSLADWIERLKKADVFAFDTETDGLDTLSNNLIGLSFAVAPGEAAYLPLAHDYLDAPAQLDRDWVLATLKPLLEDDKALKVGQNLKFDQSMLARYGIELRGIAFDTMLESYVLNSVAGRHDMDSLAERYLNHKTITFEEIAGKGKNQLTFNQIALEQAGPYASEDADVTLQLHLVLWPKLQESEGLKRVFQEIEMPLLPILSRIERTGVLIDQNILAAHSKELTIRLDELEKQAHELAEEPFNLASPKQLQVILYEKQKLPILKKTPGGAASTNEEVLAELALDYPLPKVILEYRGLAKLKSTYTDKLPLMINPVSGRVHTSYHQAVTATGRLSSRDPNLQNIPVRNEEGRRIRQAFIAPQGYRIMAADYSQIELRIMAHLSQDEGLLTAFAAGKDIHRATAAEVFGLPLEKVTSEQRRSAKAINFGLIYGMSAFGLARQLNIPRGEAQRYMDLYFERYPGVLEYMERTRKQAADQGYVTTLDGRRLYLPDIHSRNANRRKAAEREAINAPMQGTAADIIKRAMIAVDAWLQQEPEPLVRVIMQVHDELVFEVHESVLESAEQKIRELMEQSMQLAVPLKVDVGVGDNWDQAH; this comes from the coding sequence ATGGCCCAGATTGCAGAAAACCCATTGATCCTCGTTGACGGTTCCTCTTACCTCTATCGCGCTTACCATGCCTTCCCACCGTTGACCAATGGCAGCGGCGAACCGACAGGCGCGATGTATGGCGTGTTGAACATGTTGCGCAGTCTGTTGCTGCAATATCGTCCAAGCCATGTTGCGGTTGTTTTTGATGCTAAAGGCAAAACATTTCGTGATGAGTTATTCGCTGAATATAAATCTCACCGCCCACCGATGCCCGATGATTTACGATCGCAAATAGAGCCGCTTCACCAAATGGTCAAGGCGATGGGATTGCCTTTATTGGTGGTTTCTGGGGTCGAGGCGGATGATGTTATTGGCACTCTGGCGCAAGAAGCAGAAAAAGCAGGTCATTCCGTATTAATTAGTACCGGTGATAAAGATATGGCGCAATTAGTTACGCCGAATATCACTCTCATTAATACAATGAACAACGCTATTTTAGGGCCACAGGAAGTGTGCGAAAAATATGGCGTTCCCCCTGAACTGATTATTGATTTTCTGGCCCTGATGGGAGATTCATCAGACAATATTCCAGGCGTACCCGGTGTGGGTGAAAAGACCGCGCAGGCTTTATTGCAAGGTCTGGGCGGATTGGACTCGCTATTCAGTAATTTGGATAAAATACCCACACTAACATTCCGTGGCGCTAAAACGATGTCTGCCAAATTAGAGCAGAATAAAGATGTCGCCTACCTCTCTTATAAACTCGCCACCATTAAAACGGATGTCGAACTGGATGTCACTTGCGACGAGTTGACCGTCTCACCGCCGGATGATGAGCAGTTGCATCAGTTATTCAGCCGCTATGAATTCAAGCGCTGGCTGGCCGATGTCGAAGAGGGAAAATGGCTAGACGGCAAAAAAGAGCGGCCAACCGGGCAAACCAGCAATAAAACCTTTGTCGCGACAGAGCCAGCCCCAGCGGCTGAAGTCACGGCGGTGTTGTCGCAAGAGAACTACCACACTATTTTGGATGAAAAATCCTTAGCTGACTGGATCGAGCGGCTTAAAAAAGCGGACGTGTTTGCGTTTGATACTGAAACCGACGGCCTTGATACCCTCAGCAACAACTTGATTGGTCTCTCGTTTGCGGTCGCTCCGGGCGAAGCGGCCTATCTGCCACTCGCGCATGATTATCTGGACGCCCCCGCACAGCTTGATCGTGACTGGGTTCTCGCGACACTAAAACCGCTGCTGGAAGATGACAAAGCCCTTAAAGTTGGGCAAAACCTCAAGTTTGATCAAAGCATGTTGGCGCGTTATGGCATTGAGCTGCGCGGTATTGCATTCGATACCATGCTGGAGTCTTACGTTTTAAACAGCGTGGCGGGCCGCCATGATATGGATAGCTTGGCGGAGCGTTACCTCAACCATAAAACCATCACCTTTGAAGAGATTGCCGGTAAAGGCAAAAATCAGCTGACTTTTAACCAGATTGCGTTGGAACAAGCGGGACCTTATGCCTCAGAGGATGCCGATGTCACCCTACAGCTACATTTGGTGCTATGGCCGAAGTTGCAGGAGAGTGAAGGGCTGAAGCGCGTATTTCAGGAAATTGAGATGCCGCTGCTGCCGATTTTATCCCGCATTGAGCGCACCGGCGTATTGATTGACCAAAATATATTGGCCGCGCACTCAAAAGAGCTGACCATTCGCCTTGATGAGCTGGAAAAGCAGGCCCATGAACTGGCGGAAGAGCCATTCAACCTCGCGTCACCTAAACAGCTACAGGTGATTTTGTATGAAAAACAAAAACTGCCCATCTTGAAAAAAACGCCGGGGGGCGCAGCGTCGACTAACGAGGAAGTGCTGGCCGAATTGGCACTGGATTATCCTCTGCCGAAAGTCATTCTCGAATATCGCGGTTTGGCGAAGCTCAAAAGCACCTATACCGACAAGCTACCGCTGATGATTAACCCGGTGTCGGGCCGGGTCCATACCTCTTATCATCAGGCTGTGACGGCCACTGGGCGTCTCTCCTCCCGTGATCCTAACCTGCAAAATATACCGGTGCGAAATGAAGAAGGGCGTCGCATACGTCAGGCTTTTATTGCGCCGCAAGGTTACCGCATCATGGCGGCCGACTACTCACAGATTGAATTGCGTATCATGGCGCATCTGTCGCAGGATGAAGGGCTACTGACGGCATTTGCTGCGGGGAAAGATATTCACCGCGCGACCGCAGCGGAAGTCTTTGGTTTGCCACTGGAAAAAGTCACGAGCGAACAGCGCCGTAGCGCCAAAGCGATTAACTTTGGCCTGATTTATGGTATGAGCGCCTTTGGTCTGGCACGGCAACTGAATATCCCGCGTGGTGAAGCGCAGCGCTACATGGATCTCTACTTTGAGCGCTATCCGGGCGTGCTGGAATATATGGAGCGCACCCGCAAACAAGCCGCTGATCAAGGCTACGTCACCACACTGGATGGCCGCCGCCTCTATCTGCCTGATATTCACTCGCGCAATGCCAATCGCCGTAAGGCTGCCGAACGTGAAGCAATCAACGCCCCAATGCAAGGCACTGCCGCTGATATCATTAAGCGAGCCATGATTGCCGTGGATGCTTGGTTACAGCAAGAACCTGAGCCTTTGGTGCGGGTCATCATGCAGGTACACGATGAATTGGTGTTTGAGGTGCATGAAAGTGTATTAGAAAGCGCTGAACAGAAAATCCGTGAGTTGATGGAACAGAGTATGCAGTTGGCGGTGCCACTGAAGGTTGATGTCGGGGTTGGCGACAACTGGGATCAGGCTCACTAG
- the dsbA gene encoding thiol:disulfide interchange protein DsbA yields the protein MKNVWLALVGMVMAFSASAAQFTDGTQYQTLNKPVTGEPQVLEFFSFYCPHCYQFEEIYHVPQAVKKALPEGTKMTRYHVEFLGPLGKQLTQAWAVAMALGVEDKITPLMFEGVQKTQTVQTPDDIRNVFIKAGVSGEDYDAALNSFVVKSLVAQQQKAAQDLELRGVPAMFVNGKYMIKNDGMDTSSMDTYVKQYADVVKFLLTQK from the coding sequence ATGAAAAATGTTTGGTTAGCGCTTGTTGGCATGGTGATGGCATTCAGCGCATCAGCCGCACAATTTACTGACGGTACTCAGTACCAGACGTTAAACAAACCCGTAACGGGTGAGCCTCAGGTTTTAGAGTTTTTCTCTTTCTACTGCCCTCACTGCTACCAGTTTGAAGAAATTTACCATGTTCCTCAGGCAGTAAAAAAAGCACTGCCAGAAGGGACTAAAATGACCCGTTATCATGTTGAGTTCCTTGGCCCATTAGGCAAGCAACTGACTCAAGCATGGGCTGTTGCTATGGCGCTGGGCGTTGAAGATAAAATCACCCCACTGATGTTTGAAGGCGTACAGAAAACACAAACGGTTCAGACCCCCGATGACATCCGTAATGTCTTTATCAAAGCGGGTGTGAGTGGTGAAGACTACGATGCGGCATTAAATAGCTTTGTGGTTAAATCCTTGGTTGCTCAGCAGCAAAAAGCGGCTCAAGATTTAGAATTACGCGGCGTTCCGGCCATGTTTGTTAATGGCAAATATATGATTAAGAACGATGGCATGGATACCAGCTCAATGGATACCTATGTGAAACAGTATGCGGATGTCGTTAAGTTCCTACTGACCCAAAAGTAA
- the hemN gene encoding oxygen-independent coproporphyrinogen III oxidase has product MSEHAIVWDLSLIQKYNYSGPRYTSYPTALEFSEDYNESAFQQAVKRYPQRPLSLYVHIPFCHKLCYFCGCNKLVTRQQHKADEYLAVLENEIRQRAALFAGRQVSQMHWGGGTPTYLNKTQISHLMNLLREHFDFLPGAEQSIEVDPREIELDVLDHLRAEGFNRLSMGVQDFNKEVQRLVNREQDEDFIFALIARAKALGFNSTNIDLIYGLPKQTPESFAFTLKRVAELNPDRLSVFNYAHLPSLFAAQRKIKDADLPSAEQRLDILQHTIRFLTESGYQFIGMDHFARPDDELAVAQREGKLHRNFQGYTTQGESDLLGLGVSAISMLGDSYAQNEKDLKTYYACVEQRGNALWRGLTMTEDDCLRRDVIKTLICNFQISYQPIEQHYGIHFADYFAEDFELLAPFEQDGLVERNEKGIRVTPRGRLLIRNICMCFDIYLRKQARRQQFSRVI; this is encoded by the coding sequence ATGTCTGAGCACGCCATAGTTTGGGATCTCTCCCTGATTCAAAAATATAATTATTCAGGGCCACGCTACACCTCGTACCCCACCGCCCTTGAATTCAGTGAAGATTATAACGAATCTGCTTTTCAGCAGGCGGTGAAGCGCTACCCACAGCGGCCTTTATCGCTGTATGTACACATTCCGTTTTGCCATAAGCTTTGCTACTTCTGCGGCTGTAATAAGCTGGTGACGCGCCAGCAACATAAAGCTGATGAATACTTGGCGGTGCTGGAAAACGAGATCCGCCAGCGGGCGGCGCTGTTCGCTGGGCGTCAGGTCAGCCAGATGCACTGGGGCGGTGGCACGCCGACCTACCTGAATAAAACGCAAATTAGCCACCTGATGAATCTGCTGCGTGAACACTTTGATTTCCTGCCCGGTGCGGAGCAGTCGATTGAAGTGGACCCACGGGAAATTGAGCTGGATGTGCTCGATCACCTGCGTGCGGAGGGCTTTAACCGCCTGAGCATGGGGGTGCAGGATTTCAATAAAGAGGTCCAACGGCTGGTTAACCGTGAGCAAGACGAAGATTTTATCTTTGCGCTGATTGCGCGGGCGAAAGCGCTCGGTTTTAACTCCACCAATATTGATTTGATTTATGGTTTGCCCAAGCAGACACCAGAAAGTTTTGCTTTTACCCTCAAACGGGTGGCTGAACTCAATCCCGACCGCCTGAGCGTCTTTAATTACGCCCACTTGCCGAGCCTGTTTGCCGCGCAACGCAAAATCAAAGATGCGGATCTCCCCAGCGCCGAGCAGCGGCTGGATATCTTGCAGCACACCATCCGCTTCTTAACCGAATCCGGTTATCAGTTTATTGGGATGGATCACTTTGCCCGCCCAGATGATGAGTTAGCGGTAGCGCAGCGGGAAGGGAAATTACACCGCAATTTCCAAGGCTATACCACTCAAGGCGAGAGTGACCTGCTCGGCTTAGGGGTTTCGGCGATCAGCATGTTGGGTGACAGCTACGCGCAGAACGAAAAAGATCTGAAAACCTACTACGCCTGTGTGGAACAACGGGGCAATGCGCTGTGGCGCGGTCTGACGATGACCGAGGATGATTGCCTCCGCCGCGATGTGATTAAAACGCTAATTTGCAATTTCCAAATCAGTTATCAGCCGATTGAGCAGCATTATGGAATTCATTTCGCGGATTATTTTGCCGAAGATTTCGAGTTGCTGGCCCCCTTCGAACAAGATGGGTTGGTGGAGCGGAATGAAAAGGGCATTCGTGTGACGCCACGTGGGCGCTTACTCATTCGTAATATCTGTATGTGCTTCGATATCTATTTGCGTAAACAGGCGCGCAGACAGCAGTTCTCCCGCGTGATCTGA
- the glnL gene encoding nitrogen regulation protein NR(II) has translation MATGTLPDAGQILNSLINSILLLDDSLAIHYANPAAQQLLAQSSRKLFGTPLPELLGYFSLNITLMRESLEAGQGFTDNEVTLVVDGRAHILSLTAQSLPEGFILLEMAPMDNQRRLSQEQLQHAQQVAARDLVRGLAHEIKNPLGGLRGAAQLLSKALPDPALLEYTKVIIEQADRLRNLVDRLLGPQRPGQHVTQSIHQVAERVCQLVSLEKPDNVALIRDYDPSLPELAHDPDQIEQVLLNITRNALQALGEAGGTITLRTRTAFQVTLQGMRYRLAARIDIEDDGPGIPTQLQDTVFYPMVSGREGGTGLGLSIARNLIDQHSGKIEFNSWPGHTEFSVYLPIRQ, from the coding sequence ATGGCAACAGGCACGCTGCCCGATGCTGGGCAGATCCTCAATTCTCTCATTAATAGCATTCTGCTGTTAGATGACTCTCTGGCGATTCATTATGCCAATCCCGCAGCACAGCAACTGCTGGCGCAAAGCTCTCGTAAACTTTTTGGTACACCGCTACCCGAATTATTAGGCTATTTCTCCCTGAATATCACTTTGATGCGGGAGAGTCTGGAAGCCGGGCAGGGTTTTACCGATAACGAAGTGACATTAGTGGTTGATGGCCGCGCGCATATTTTGTCACTGACGGCGCAATCACTGCCGGAAGGTTTTATCCTGCTGGAGATGGCCCCGATGGATAATCAACGTCGGCTAAGCCAAGAGCAATTGCAGCATGCTCAGCAAGTGGCCGCCCGTGATTTGGTTCGAGGACTGGCTCACGAGATCAAAAATCCGTTGGGCGGCTTACGGGGTGCGGCGCAATTATTGTCAAAAGCCCTGCCTGATCCCGCTTTGCTGGAATATACCAAAGTGATCATTGAGCAGGCTGACCGCTTGCGTAATTTGGTTGACCGTTTATTAGGCCCACAGCGGCCCGGCCAACATGTGACGCAAAGCATCCATCAGGTTGCTGAACGCGTCTGTCAGTTAGTCTCGCTGGAAAAGCCCGATAACGTGGCACTCATTCGTGACTATGATCCGAGTTTGCCTGAGCTGGCCCATGATCCAGACCAAATTGAACAAGTGCTGCTGAATATCACCCGCAATGCACTACAAGCATTGGGTGAAGCCGGTGGCACTATTACACTGCGCACCCGAACCGCATTTCAGGTCACGCTTCAGGGTATGCGCTACCGCTTAGCCGCGCGGATTGATATTGAAGATGACGGCCCGGGGATACCCACGCAATTACAAGATACCGTGTTTTATCCGATGGTCAGTGGTCGCGAAGGGGGGACTGGCCTTGGCTTATCCATTGCCCGAAATCTTATCGATCAGCATTCGGGTAAAATTGAATTTAACAGTTGGCCGGGACACACCGAATTCTCGGTTTACCTGCCTATTCGCCAGTGA
- the yihA gene encoding ribosome biogenesis GTP-binding protein YihA/YsxC — MTIRNYNYHMTHFVISAPDIRHLPRDEGIEVAFAGRSNAGKSSALNTLTNQKGLARTSKTPGRTQLINLFEVVDGVRLVDLPGYGYAEVPEEMKIKWQRALGEYLQKRNCLKGLVVLMDIRHPLKDLDQQMITWAVAVGTPVLLLLTKADKLASGARKAQLNMVREAIIPFMGDIQVEAFSSLKKIGVDKLREKLDTWFSEIPPEVMIDEHDDQGE; from the coding sequence TTGACTATCAGAAACTATAACTACCACATGACTCATTTCGTCATCAGTGCTCCGGATATCCGCCATCTGCCACGCGATGAAGGTATTGAGGTGGCATTTGCTGGCCGTTCAAATGCCGGTAAATCAAGTGCACTCAATACATTAACCAACCAGAAAGGTCTGGCCCGAACCAGTAAAACCCCCGGCCGTACCCAATTGATTAACTTATTTGAAGTGGTTGATGGTGTGCGTCTAGTTGACTTACCGGGCTATGGTTATGCCGAAGTCCCAGAAGAGATGAAAATCAAGTGGCAGCGCGCGCTGGGGGAGTATTTGCAGAAACGTAACTGTCTGAAAGGATTGGTTGTGTTGATGGATATTCGCCATCCACTGAAAGATTTGGATCAGCAGATGATTACTTGGGCGGTGGCCGTCGGCACGCCCGTGCTGTTACTCCTGACCAAAGCAGATAAGTTGGCATCAGGCGCTCGCAAGGCACAACTGAATATGGTGCGGGAAGCGATTATCCCCTTTATGGGCGATATTCAGGTTGAAGCCTTCTCATCATTGAAAAAGATCGGTGTTGATAAGTTGCGGGAAAAACTGGATACCTGGTTTAGCGAGATCCCGCCAGAAGTGATGATTGATGAGCATGACGACCAAGGTGAGTAA
- the yihI gene encoding Der GTPase-activating protein YihI produces MKQPNKAPRAAPKGTATPKRIKKTRVELDIEARERKRQKKHSGNRSGARSNVEGSNKKGQTPAQEKDPRFGSKVPVPLVVESKVKAKPTTKPVVKAEAKPRLTPEEELTKLENDERLDALLDRLDNDEVLSKEDQAYVDLTLDRIDALMEQLGIELGDDEDDEEKEEKPEDILKLLKGGNPKDAF; encoded by the coding sequence ATGAAGCAACCCAATAAAGCACCACGTGCAGCCCCAAAAGGCACCGCAACGCCAAAGCGCATTAAAAAAACCCGTGTTGAGCTGGATATTGAAGCTCGCGAACGTAAACGCCAGAAAAAGCACAGCGGCAATCGCTCAGGGGCGAGAAGCAACGTTGAGGGCAGCAATAAGAAGGGCCAGACCCCAGCGCAAGAGAAAGATCCCCGCTTCGGCAGTAAAGTGCCTGTGCCGCTGGTGGTCGAGAGCAAGGTAAAAGCCAAGCCAACCACCAAACCAGTAGTCAAAGCAGAAGCTAAGCCACGTCTGACGCCGGAAGAAGAGCTGACCAAGCTGGAAAACGATGAGCGTCTGGATGCCTTGCTGGATCGTCTGGATAATGACGAAGTATTGAGCAAAGAAGATCAGGCTTACGTTGATCTGACATTGGACCGTATTGATGCCCTGATGGAGCAGTTGGGTATTGAATTGGGCGATGATGAAGATGACGAAGAGAAAGAAGAGAAGCCAGAAGACATTCTGAAATTACTGAAAGGCGGTAATCCCAAAGACGCATTTTAA
- the glnA gene encoding glutamate--ammonia ligase, which yields MSAEHVLTMLNEHEVKFVDLRFTDTKGKEQHITIPAHQVNADFFEEGKMFDGSSIGGWKGINESDMVLMPDASTAVMDPFFEDATLIIRCDILEPGTLQGYDRDPRSISKRAEEFLKSSGIADTVLFGPEPEFFLFDDVRFGSSIRGSHVAIDDIEGAWNSSTKYEGGNKGHRPAVKGGYFPVPPVDSSQDLRSTMCLTMEEMGLVVEAHHHEVATAGQNEVATRFNTMTKKADEIQIYKYVVHNVAHAFGKTATFMPKPMFGDNGSGMHCHMSLSKNGTNLFAGDKYAGLSEMALFYIGGIIKHAKAINALANPTTNSYKRLVPGYEAPVMLAYSARNRSASIRIPVVASPKARRIEARFPDPAANPYLCFAALLMAGLDGIINKIHPGDAMDKNLYDLPPEEEAEIPKVAGSLDEAMIALNEDREFLTRGGVFTDDAIDAYIELRKEEMDRVRMTPHPVEFELYYSV from the coding sequence ATGTCCGCTGAACATGTTTTGACGATGCTGAATGAGCACGAAGTGAAATTTGTTGATTTGCGTTTCACCGATACCAAAGGTAAAGAACAGCACATCACCATTCCAGCTCATCAGGTCAACGCTGACTTTTTCGAAGAAGGCAAAATGTTTGATGGCTCCTCGATTGGTGGCTGGAAAGGCATTAACGAATCCGACATGGTACTGATGCCAGACGCCAGCACCGCTGTTATGGACCCGTTCTTCGAAGACGCGACACTGATTATCCGTTGTGACATCCTCGAGCCAGGTACCCTGCAAGGTTATGACCGCGACCCGCGTTCTATCTCCAAGCGTGCAGAAGAGTTCCTGAAATCATCCGGTATCGCCGACACCGTGCTGTTTGGGCCTGAGCCAGAATTCTTCCTGTTCGACGACGTTCGTTTTGGTAGCAGCATCCGGGGTTCCCACGTCGCTATCGATGATATCGAAGGCGCATGGAACTCCAGCACCAAATACGAAGGCGGCAACAAAGGCCACCGTCCAGCAGTGAAAGGCGGTTACTTCCCAGTTCCTCCGGTCGATTCTTCACAAGATCTGCGCTCCACCATGTGTTTGACCATGGAAGAGATGGGTCTGGTGGTTGAAGCGCATCACCACGAAGTGGCCACCGCCGGTCAAAACGAAGTGGCTACCCGCTTCAATACCATGACCAAGAAAGCGGATGAAATTCAGATCTACAAATACGTGGTGCACAATGTGGCACACGCATTTGGTAAAACCGCGACCTTTATGCCAAAACCGATGTTTGGCGATAATGGTTCAGGTATGCACTGCCATATGTCTTTATCCAAGAACGGGACTAACCTGTTCGCGGGCGACAAATACGCTGGCCTGTCTGAAATGGCGCTGTTCTACATCGGCGGCATCATCAAACATGCTAAAGCGATCAACGCCTTGGCTAACCCGACGACTAACTCCTACAAGCGTTTGGTCCCAGGCTACGAAGCTCCTGTTATGTTGGCCTACTCTGCCCGTAACCGCTCTGCTTCTATCCGTATCCCAGTCGTTGCTAGCCCGAAAGCGCGTCGTATTGAAGCTCGCTTCCCAGACCCAGCGGCTAACCCGTACCTGTGCTTCGCCGCACTGCTGATGGCTGGCCTTGATGGCATCATCAACAAAATTCACCCTGGTGATGCGATGGACAAAAACTTGTATGACTTGCCGCCGGAAGAAGAAGCAGAGATTCCAAAAGTGGCGGGTTCACTGGACGAAGCCATGATTGCACTGAACGAAGACCGCGAGTTCCTAACCCGTGGTGGCGTGTTCACTGACGACGCTATCGATGCTTATATCGAACTGCGTAAAGAAGAGATGGACCGCGTTCGCATGACGCCGCACCCAGTAGAGTTCGAACTGTATTACAGCGTTTAG